GAGCACGAGGACGTCGCGTTCCCGGTCGCTGAGGAGGCCGACGCGCGCGACGTCCGCGTCCGGGGGCGCTCCGGCTCCCGGGTGGCCGCGGAGCAGGGCGCGCGACGCCTTCGGGGACATCACGACGCCGCCCGCGGCCAGGGTGCGGACCAGCTGGGCGAGCTGTTCCGGCTCGCTGTCCTTGAGGAGGAAGCCAGACGCTCCCGAGCGCAGGGCGGTGAGGACGTACTCGTCGGTGTCGAAGGTGGTCAGCATGGCCACGTGCGGCGGGTCGGGCAGTTCCTGGAGCTGCCGCAGGACGGTCAGGCCGTCGACGTCCGGCATGCGGATGTCGAGGAGGACGACGTCCGGCCGCTCGCGCCGGATCACGTCGGCTGCCTGGGCGCCTTGGGCGGTCGCCACGACCTCGATCCCGTCGGCCGCGTTCAGGATCATCTCGAAGCCTGACCGCACCAGGGCCTCGTCGTCGACCACCACCACCCGGACCACCGGCGTCCCGCCTCACACTCTCGTCTGCGCTGTCCCGCCGCTCGGCGACCCGTACACCCGGGGCTTCGCGTGCTCGTACGGGCTCGCCTGACGTCGACCGTACGTCCGGCAGGGTACGTGGTGACGTGATCACCCGGTGCCCGTGGACACCCGGCGGGTCGGCTCCAGCCGGTCGGGGGGTGTGCTCCGGCCGGTCGGCGGGGGCGCCGCCGAAAGCTGCCGGATGGTCCGCCTCGGTACCGCGCCGGGAGATTCCTCGTATGACACAGACACAGCCTCCGCAGGCGACCCCAGCTCCGCGGGAGCACCCGGCTCCCCCACCCGCAGCCTCGCCCGGCCCCGCCGGGAATCCTTCGGGCGCCTCGTCGACGGGGCGCCTGGTCGGCGTGGACCTGGCCCGCGCCCTGGCGGTGTCCGGGATGTACGTCGTCCACATCGGCCCGCCCCTGTCGTCCACGCACGGCGTCGGCACCTGGGTCCGGTATCTGGCCGACGGACACTCGTCGGTCCTGTTCGCCACCCTCGCCGGGTTCTCGCTGATGCTGATCGCGGGCCGCCGCGAGCCGAAGACCGGCCTGGCCGGCCGGCAGGCGAAGGCCCGGATCGCGCTCCGCGCCGTGATCCTGCTGGCGCTGGGAACGGTGCTGGCGCGGGAGTACGGGGGCGTGATCATCCTGGGCTTCTACGGCGTCTACTTCCTCCTCGCCCTGCCCCTGCTGCGGCTGTCCGCCAAGGCACTGGCGATCACCGCGGCCGGGCTCGCGCTCGTCACGCCGCAGCTGGCGTTTTTCCTGAACGCGCTGCTCGGCGAGTCCGTCCGGCAGACCGTCGACGCCTACGACCCGCTCAAGAGGATCAGCGAGGTCGGCGTGCTCGACCTGCTGCTCACCGGCTTCTACCCGACGATCACCTGGATGTCGTTCGTCGTCGCCGGCATGGCGCTCGCCCGCCTCGACCTGTCGGCCGTCCCCGTCCAGCGGTGCCTGGCCGCGCTCGGCGCCGCCCTGACCGCCGGCGCGTACGGCCTGTCGCTGCTGCTGGCGGGCCCGAACGCGCTGCGCAGCATGGCGGAGGACGGGAAGTCGTCCGCCGGGTTCGAGAAGGCGTCGTCGTCCGGCAGCGGATCCTTCGAGGCCCCGCGGCGGGCGGCCTCGGAACTGCTCTCCGCCGGGCCGCACAGCGGCACCACCTTCGACATCATCGGCAGCGTCGGCGTCGCCATCCTCGTCATCGTCGGTGCGGCGGTGCTCATGGACCGCCTGCCGCGCCTGCGCACCCTGGCGAAGCCCGTCGTCGCCGTGGGCACCATGTCCCTGACGGCCTACGTCGGCCACTTCGTCGCCCAGTCCCTGCTCGGGGTCTCGGCCGGCGAGAGCACCCAGACGTCCTGGATCCCCGTGCTCACGTTCGTCCTCGGGGCGATCGCCTTCGCCGCGGTATGGTCCCGCTTCTTCCGCCGCGGACCGCTGGAGGCGTTGCTCAACGCCGCGACGAAGCCCGCGAAGCACGTGCGCTGACGCCGGCCGGGGCGGGCCGTCTTCGATGGCCCGCCCCGTCTCCGCCTCCCGTCGACCGGCGCTCGGCCTGGCTCACGAGGCGGCAGCGCCGGGGCCGGCCCCTCAGCCGGCGGCGCCGCCCGCCGGGGTCAGGAGTTG
The Streptomyces roseofulvus genome window above contains:
- a CDS encoding response regulator transcription factor; translation: MVRVVVVDDEALVRSGFEMILNAADGIEVVATAQGAQAADVIRRERPDVVLLDIRMPDVDGLTVLRQLQELPDPPHVAMLTTFDTDEYVLTALRSGASGFLLKDSEPEQLAQLVRTLAAGGVVMSPKASRALLRGHPGAGAPPDADVARVGLLSDRERDVLVLVAEGLSNADIGTRIHLSAGTVKDHVSSILTKLRVSSRVQAALLAERAGLLTHDDAADGTARGDGR
- a CDS encoding DUF418 domain-containing protein codes for the protein MTQTQPPQATPAPREHPAPPPAASPGPAGNPSGASSTGRLVGVDLARALAVSGMYVVHIGPPLSSTHGVGTWVRYLADGHSSVLFATLAGFSLMLIAGRREPKTGLAGRQAKARIALRAVILLALGTVLAREYGGVIILGFYGVYFLLALPLLRLSAKALAITAAGLALVTPQLAFFLNALLGESVRQTVDAYDPLKRISEVGVLDLLLTGFYPTITWMSFVVAGMALARLDLSAVPVQRCLAALGAALTAGAYGLSLLLAGPNALRSMAEDGKSSAGFEKASSSGSGSFEAPRRAASELLSAGPHSGTTFDIIGSVGVAILVIVGAAVLMDRLPRLRTLAKPVVAVGTMSLTAYVGHFVAQSLLGVSAGESTQTSWIPVLTFVLGAIAFAAVWSRFFRRGPLEALLNAATKPAKHVR